One window of Myxococcus xanthus genomic DNA carries:
- a CDS encoding sulfite exporter TauE/SafE family protein, producing the protein MLYAGIAGSVLVGILLGLLGGGGSILIVPLLIYVLDVEPRTAIAMSLVVVGVTSASSAFLHARAGRVRWRTALVFGAGGMGGAFLGGRLNPHLAPDTLLLLFGSVMVAAAVAMLRRREAGPAATSVSPLPAARVLAQGIAVGALSGLVGAGGGFLIVPALSLAGLPMPVATATSLVVIALQCAAGLVGHLGHLDLPWVLTGEVLLAAMTGSLVGGRLAGRVSPAMLRKGFAVFVLTTAAFLLGAQSPAPLRERVWTEGLWLWSVAPLAVGIPVTVWRLRVARQRQAAQALPR; encoded by the coding sequence ATGCTGTACGCGGGCATCGCGGGCTCGGTGCTCGTGGGCATCCTGCTGGGCCTGCTCGGAGGTGGCGGCTCCATCCTCATCGTGCCGCTGCTCATCTACGTGCTCGACGTCGAGCCTCGGACGGCCATCGCCATGTCCCTGGTGGTGGTGGGCGTCACCAGCGCCAGCAGCGCCTTCCTCCACGCCCGCGCGGGCCGCGTCCGCTGGCGCACCGCGCTCGTGTTCGGCGCAGGGGGCATGGGCGGAGCCTTCCTCGGTGGCCGGCTCAATCCCCACCTCGCGCCCGACACGCTGCTGCTCCTGTTCGGGAGCGTCATGGTGGCCGCCGCCGTGGCCATGCTTCGCCGCCGGGAAGCCGGGCCCGCCGCCACCAGCGTCTCCCCGCTCCCCGCGGCCCGCGTGCTCGCACAAGGCATCGCGGTGGGCGCGTTGTCGGGACTGGTGGGCGCCGGGGGCGGCTTCCTCATCGTGCCCGCGCTGTCACTGGCGGGGCTGCCCATGCCAGTCGCCACCGCCACGTCCCTGGTGGTCATCGCGCTCCAGTGCGCCGCCGGCCTGGTGGGCCACCTGGGCCACCTGGACCTGCCCTGGGTGCTCACCGGCGAAGTCCTCCTGGCCGCGATGACGGGCAGCCTCGTGGGCGGAAGGCTCGCGGGGCGCGTGTCCCCCGCGATGCTGCGCAAGGGCTTCGCCGTGTTCGTGCTGACCACCGCCGCCTTCCTCCTGGGCGCCCAGTCTCCCGCGCCCCTGCGTGAGCGCGTATGGACGGAGGGGCTGTGGCTCTGGAGCGTGGCGCCTCTTGCCGTGGGCATTCCCGTGACGGTGTGGCGCCTGCGCGTGGCCCGCCAGCGTCAGGCCGCGCAGGCCCTGCCCCGGTGA
- a CDS encoding sensor histidine kinase: MSKAHIYEEGRSGWGAPGAAEARHPSGPDFAPALLRLGQALQAALIVDAHGRVLWMDDALTHATGPQGEPFQGRSVAEVLARLPWLAQAMQPALQGKAGVHEEPGLTAFVLPMFDEQGTLLGACARLQLPESSMGQVAEGGLTRHAPESLAHMNSVLRATFDSIAEGVIVVDLNKRVTAFNKRFLDIWGLTEEMMVDRDAERVLVRAAGGVKHPESFTSRIRERFEPSEEVDVETVELLDGRILERKSLPQRMGGAIIGRVWSYREVTAERQAEAERERLLREAQEAIRVRDDFLSIAAHELKTPLTPLKLHLQMLRQHGAEGDGASARHVDKSLMQVSRLTGLVNDLLDTSRIQEGRLTLKHGPVVLQELAHDVVSEMRLSSAHHRVEYEAPEAPLVVLGDADRLAQVLVNLMENAFKYSPSGGTVRVRVAREDRHAHVSVQDEGIGIPRDQQEHLFERFFRARNAPISGFGGLGLGLYICGDIVERHGGRLWVESVLGHGSTFRFTVPLAST, encoded by the coding sequence ATGTCGAAGGCCCACATCTATGAGGAAGGACGGAGCGGATGGGGCGCGCCTGGGGCTGCCGAGGCCCGTCACCCGAGCGGGCCCGACTTCGCTCCGGCGCTGCTGAGATTGGGGCAGGCGCTCCAGGCGGCGCTCATCGTCGACGCGCACGGACGCGTGCTCTGGATGGACGATGCGCTGACTCACGCCACCGGGCCGCAGGGAGAGCCCTTTCAAGGGCGTTCCGTGGCCGAGGTGCTCGCTCGGCTGCCCTGGCTCGCGCAGGCGATGCAGCCCGCGCTCCAGGGCAAGGCCGGTGTTCACGAGGAGCCGGGCCTGACGGCCTTCGTCCTGCCCATGTTCGATGAGCAGGGGACATTGTTGGGAGCCTGCGCGCGCCTCCAGCTTCCTGAGTCCTCGATGGGGCAGGTCGCCGAAGGCGGTCTGACGCGGCACGCGCCGGAGAGCCTGGCGCACATGAACTCGGTGCTGCGCGCCACGTTCGACTCGATTGCGGAAGGCGTCATCGTGGTGGACCTGAACAAGCGCGTCACGGCCTTCAACAAGCGCTTCCTCGACATCTGGGGGCTGACCGAGGAGATGATGGTGGACCGCGACGCGGAGCGGGTGCTGGTGCGCGCGGCGGGCGGCGTGAAACACCCGGAGTCGTTCACGTCGCGAATCCGGGAGCGCTTCGAGCCGTCCGAAGAGGTGGACGTGGAGACGGTGGAGTTGCTGGACGGGCGCATCCTGGAGCGCAAGTCGCTGCCGCAGCGGATGGGGGGCGCCATCATCGGCCGCGTGTGGAGCTACCGCGAGGTGACGGCGGAGCGGCAGGCCGAGGCCGAGCGCGAGCGGCTGCTGCGCGAAGCCCAGGAGGCCATCCGCGTGCGGGACGACTTCCTGTCCATCGCCGCGCACGAGCTGAAGACGCCGCTCACGCCGCTGAAGCTGCACCTCCAGATGCTGCGGCAACACGGCGCCGAGGGGGACGGGGCCTCCGCCCGGCACGTGGACAAGTCGTTGATGCAGGTGAGCCGCCTGACGGGATTGGTGAATGACCTGCTGGACACCTCGCGCATCCAGGAAGGGCGGCTGACGCTGAAGCATGGGCCCGTCGTGTTGCAGGAGCTGGCCCATGACGTCGTCTCCGAGATGCGCCTGTCCAGCGCGCACCACCGGGTCGAGTACGAAGCGCCGGAGGCACCCCTGGTCGTCCTGGGCGACGCGGACCGGCTCGCGCAGGTCCTGGTCAACCTGATGGAGAACGCCTTCAAGTACAGCCCCAGTGGGGGAACGGTTCGCGTCCGGGTGGCTCGGGAGGACCGCCACGCCCATGTCTCCGTCCAGGACGAAGGCATCGGCATTCCGCGGGATCAGCAGGAGCACCTCTTCGAGCGCTTCTTCCGTGCTCGCAACGCCCCCATCTCCGGCTTTGGTGGGCTGGGGCTGGGGCTCTACATCTGCGGGGACATCGTCGAGCGGCATGGCGGCCGTCTGTGGGTGGAGAGCGTGCTGGGGCACGGCTCCACCTTCCGCTTCACCGTGCCGCTGGCGTCCACGTGA
- a CDS encoding formate--tetrahydrofolate ligase has protein sequence MTLRAMTDVGAELGLSPEDVLPWGTHRAKVSLDALGKRGGRQGRLVLVSAINPTPPGEGKTTMSVALAMGLRKRGRRAVAALREPSLGPVFGVKGGGTGGGQASLEPAADINLHFTGDLHAITSANNLLSALVDNAVFYGQPVALDATRVRWRRALDMNDRFLRNVIVGLGGKAQGVPREDHFDITAASEVMAILALAEGLKDLEARLGRVIIGHTRDGQPVRARDVDAAASMVALLKDALMPNLAQTREGGPALVHAGPFANIAHGCSSVMGTRMGLAYADEVITEAGFGFDLGAEKFLDIKCRGSGLWPRGVVLVVTLRALKHHGGASPARVAEPDREALVRGFAHLEKHLESVAAFGLPAVLCVNRFPQDTESELEELRAFGKARGVETAVCDGFSRGGDGSLELADCVLEMLDGTDAAPPQPRFLYDVAQTPEEKVAAIARTVYGADDVAFTASAKKDLDAIRELGGAGLPVCMAKTHLSLSDDPTKLGRPRGFTLTVREVRLSAGAGFMVALTGEILTMPGLPREPAARRVTVHDDGRVTGLMQGE, from the coding sequence ATGACGCTGAGAGCCATGACCGACGTGGGCGCCGAGCTGGGCCTGTCTCCCGAAGACGTGCTGCCGTGGGGAACCCACCGCGCCAAGGTGTCGCTGGACGCGCTCGGCAAGCGGGGCGGCCGGCAGGGACGCCTGGTGCTCGTGTCCGCCATCAACCCCACGCCGCCGGGCGAAGGGAAGACCACCATGTCCGTGGCGCTGGCCATGGGCTTGCGCAAGCGAGGGCGCCGCGCGGTGGCGGCCCTGCGCGAGCCGTCACTGGGCCCTGTCTTCGGCGTGAAGGGCGGCGGCACCGGCGGCGGGCAGGCCAGCCTGGAGCCCGCGGCCGACATCAACCTGCACTTCACCGGTGACTTGCACGCCATCACCAGCGCCAACAACCTGCTGTCCGCGCTGGTGGACAACGCCGTCTTCTACGGCCAGCCGGTGGCCCTGGATGCCACGCGCGTGCGCTGGCGGCGCGCGCTGGACATGAATGACCGCTTCCTGCGCAACGTCATCGTCGGCCTGGGCGGCAAGGCGCAGGGCGTGCCACGCGAGGACCACTTCGACATCACCGCCGCCAGCGAGGTCATGGCCATCCTCGCGCTCGCGGAGGGCCTGAAGGACCTGGAGGCGCGGCTGGGACGCGTCATCATCGGCCACACCCGGGACGGCCAGCCGGTGCGCGCGCGCGACGTGGACGCGGCGGCGTCCATGGTGGCGCTGCTCAAGGACGCGCTGATGCCCAACCTCGCCCAGACACGCGAGGGCGGCCCCGCGCTGGTGCACGCGGGCCCCTTCGCCAACATCGCGCACGGGTGCAGCTCCGTGATGGGCACGCGCATGGGGCTGGCCTACGCGGATGAAGTCATCACGGAGGCGGGCTTCGGCTTCGACCTGGGCGCGGAGAAGTTCCTGGACATCAAGTGCCGCGGCAGCGGGCTGTGGCCCCGGGGCGTGGTGCTGGTGGTGACGCTGCGCGCGCTGAAGCACCACGGGGGCGCCTCCCCCGCGCGCGTGGCCGAGCCGGACCGCGAGGCCCTGGTTCGCGGCTTCGCCCACCTGGAGAAGCACCTGGAGTCGGTGGCCGCCTTCGGCCTGCCGGCCGTGCTGTGCGTCAACCGCTTCCCGCAGGACACCGAGTCCGAGCTGGAAGAGCTGCGCGCCTTCGGCAAGGCCCGCGGCGTGGAGACGGCCGTGTGTGACGGCTTCTCGCGAGGGGGTGACGGCTCGCTGGAGCTGGCCGACTGCGTGCTGGAGATGCTGGACGGTACGGACGCCGCGCCGCCCCAGCCGCGCTTCCTCTACGACGTGGCGCAGACACCCGAGGAGAAGGTGGCCGCCATCGCGCGCACCGTCTACGGCGCGGACGACGTGGCCTTCACCGCGAGCGCGAAGAAGGACCTGGACGCCATCCGCGAGCTGGGCGGCGCCGGACTGCCCGTGTGCATGGCGAAGACGCACCTGTCGCTGTCGGATGACCCCACGAAGCTGGGGCGGCCGCGCGGCTTCACGCTCACCGTGCGCGAGGTGCGGCTGTCCGCGGGCGCGGGCTTCATGGTGGCGCTCACTGGAGAAATCCTCACCATGCCCGGCCTGCCACGCGAGCCTGCCGCCCGCCGCGTCACCGTCCACGACGACGGGCGCGTCACCGGGCTGATGCAGGGGGAGTGA
- a CDS encoding methyl-accepting chemotaxis protein, giving the protein MRLKLKQKMMLLPAVVAVFLVAILVAFIALGARSGGVYARISSSQVPTIELNREVMHRFPGLHRNVLAAVAAKAGGLEPLSAEVDELQSKLDLAGAVPDANRQRVDELKSSLATYWTNSRAAVTFAVEGDEKAASALASVESLAAALSHELERAVEADGQAIATSYAEVAGLHRATTWTVCVLVLLCIALTVGLAYWLHREVTLPLAKLTHVATRIAEKGDLTQAIDVSAHDEVGELARGFQVMVTRLRNVPTTIQTVVTDLTNAAKTLTQASQEQVNFLTNQSRSLTEASTTIAEIAQTSSMAASRAEMVLRVAGQADAFSASGQESIEKSAEGLQQIRQRVGALVGSIAHLSDQAVHAGEIIGSVKDLADQSNVLALNAAIEAARAGEQGRGFAVVAREMRSLSGQSLQSTQRIGKILLEINQAIRQTVGIAEGDSEKMEEGIEQVLASANTLKEITTVVQESSQAARQIVASVTQQNAGIAQMTEVMTTLSSMMADVVTATMTAEQAVTQINASLGQLHELSTGFRV; this is encoded by the coding sequence GTGCGTCTGAAGCTCAAGCAGAAGATGATGTTGTTGCCGGCTGTTGTCGCGGTGTTCCTGGTGGCCATCCTGGTGGCGTTCATCGCCCTGGGCGCGCGCTCCGGTGGCGTGTACGCGCGCATCAGCAGTTCGCAGGTTCCCACCATCGAGCTGAACCGTGAGGTGATGCACCGCTTCCCGGGCCTGCACCGCAACGTGCTGGCGGCGGTGGCGGCGAAGGCGGGAGGGTTGGAGCCGCTGAGCGCGGAGGTGGACGAGCTCCAGTCGAAGCTCGACCTGGCGGGGGCCGTACCGGACGCGAACCGCCAGCGGGTGGATGAACTCAAGTCGTCCCTGGCCACGTACTGGACGAACTCCAGGGCGGCGGTGACGTTCGCGGTGGAGGGGGACGAGAAGGCGGCGTCCGCGCTCGCGAGCGTGGAGTCCCTGGCCGCCGCGCTGTCCCATGAGCTGGAGAGGGCCGTGGAAGCGGATGGCCAGGCCATCGCGACCTCCTACGCGGAGGTGGCCGGGCTGCACCGCGCCACCACCTGGACGGTGTGCGTGCTGGTGCTGTTGTGCATCGCGCTGACGGTGGGGCTGGCCTACTGGCTGCACCGCGAGGTGACGCTGCCGCTGGCGAAGCTGACCCACGTGGCCACGCGCATCGCGGAGAAGGGCGACCTGACGCAGGCCATCGACGTGAGCGCCCACGACGAGGTGGGCGAGCTGGCGCGCGGCTTCCAGGTCATGGTGACCCGGCTGCGCAACGTGCCCACCACCATCCAGACGGTGGTGACGGACCTGACGAACGCGGCGAAGACGCTGACGCAGGCCAGCCAGGAGCAGGTGAACTTCCTCACCAATCAGTCCCGCAGCCTCACCGAGGCGAGCACCACCATCGCCGAAATCGCGCAGACGTCCAGCATGGCCGCCAGCCGCGCGGAGATGGTGCTCCGCGTGGCGGGACAGGCGGATGCGTTCAGCGCGTCCGGCCAGGAGTCCATCGAGAAGAGCGCCGAGGGCCTCCAGCAGATTCGCCAGCGCGTGGGCGCGCTGGTGGGCAGCATCGCGCACCTGAGCGACCAGGCCGTGCATGCCGGTGAAATCATCGGCAGCGTGAAGGACCTGGCGGACCAGTCCAACGTGCTCGCGCTCAACGCGGCCATCGAAGCGGCGCGCGCCGGGGAACAGGGCCGGGGCTTCGCGGTGGTGGCGCGGGAGATGCGCTCGCTCAGCGGCCAGTCGCTGCAGAGCACCCAGCGCATCGGCAAGATTCTGCTCGAAATCAACCAGGCCATCCGCCAGACGGTGGGCATCGCCGAGGGCGACAGCGAGAAGATGGAGGAGGGCATCGAGCAGGTGCTCGCCTCGGCCAACACGCTGAAGGAAATCACCACCGTGGTGCAGGAGAGCAGTCAGGCCGCGCGCCAGATTGTGGCCTCCGTCACCCAGCAGAACGCGGGCATCGCGCAGATGACCGAGGTGATGACCACGCTGTCCTCCATGATGGCGGACGTGGTGACGGCCACGATGACGGCCGAGCAGGCGGTGACGCAAATCAACGCGTCGCTGGGACAGCTCCATGAGCTGTCCACCGGCTTCCGCGTCTGA
- a CDS encoding sigma-54-dependent transcriptional regulator yields MDIGERPMRVLVVDDERNIRHTLRVCLEGFGCEVREAATPEAALAALAQGPADLAFVDLRLGTASGMELLPRLLAESPHLDVVLITAYATFDTAVEAMRRGARDYLPKPFTPAQIRHAVEKARRHQELASQLENLEGQLSQAVPEATLETASPAMHAAIGLLTRAAASDAAVLLRGESGTGKGVLARALHSMSARRRRPFVTVNCPTLSEQLLASELFGHVRGAFTGAVKDQPGRVEAAEGGTLFLDEIAEMSPGLQAQLLRFLQEKQFERLGEGRTRKADVRVVAATNRDLEKDVAEGRFREDLLYRLNVIEVKLPSLRERPEDLLSLARRFVSFFARAAQRPPPELSPATEKMLLAYGWPGNVRELRNAMERALIVWPAEVLEPQAFPDRIAAAGSPVMTLGGPHTLEDIEREHVLRVMASAPTLDEAARVLGIDASTLWRKRKKYESGEG; encoded by the coding sequence ATGGACATTGGTGAGCGCCCCATGCGGGTGCTGGTGGTGGACGACGAGCGGAACATCCGCCACACCCTGCGCGTGTGCCTGGAGGGCTTCGGCTGTGAGGTCCGCGAGGCGGCCACCCCCGAGGCCGCGCTGGCCGCGCTGGCGCAAGGCCCCGCCGACCTGGCCTTCGTCGACCTGCGGCTCGGCACGGCCAGCGGAATGGAGCTGTTGCCGCGCCTCCTGGCCGAGTCGCCCCACCTGGACGTCGTGCTCATCACCGCCTACGCCACGTTCGACACGGCGGTGGAGGCGATGCGACGCGGGGCACGGGACTATCTGCCCAAGCCCTTCACGCCCGCGCAGATTCGCCACGCGGTGGAGAAGGCGCGGCGGCACCAGGAGCTGGCATCGCAGTTGGAGAACCTGGAGGGGCAGCTTTCCCAGGCGGTGCCGGAGGCCACGTTGGAGACAGCCTCGCCCGCGATGCACGCGGCCATCGGGCTGTTGACGCGCGCGGCGGCGTCCGACGCGGCGGTGCTGCTGCGGGGAGAGAGTGGCACCGGCAAGGGGGTGCTCGCCCGCGCGCTGCATTCGATGAGTGCTCGGCGGCGCCGGCCTTTCGTCACCGTCAACTGTCCCACGCTGTCCGAGCAACTGCTGGCCAGCGAGCTGTTCGGCCACGTGCGCGGCGCGTTCACCGGCGCGGTGAAGGACCAGCCAGGACGCGTGGAGGCGGCGGAAGGGGGCACGCTGTTCCTGGATGAAATCGCGGAGATGAGTCCGGGGCTCCAGGCGCAACTGCTGCGCTTCCTCCAGGAGAAGCAGTTCGAACGGCTGGGCGAGGGACGCACGCGCAAGGCGGACGTGCGGGTGGTGGCGGCGACGAATCGGGACCTGGAGAAGGACGTGGCCGAGGGGCGCTTCCGGGAGGACCTGCTCTACCGGCTGAACGTCATCGAGGTGAAGCTGCCGTCGCTGCGAGAGCGGCCGGAGGACCTGCTTTCGCTGGCCCGGCGCTTCGTCTCCTTCTTCGCTCGCGCGGCGCAGCGCCCACCGCCGGAGCTGTCGCCCGCGACGGAGAAGATGCTGTTGGCCTATGGGTGGCCGGGCAACGTGCGCGAGCTGCGGAATGCAATGGAGCGAGCGCTCATCGTCTGGCCCGCGGAGGTGCTGGAGCCGCAGGCGTTCCCCGACCGCATCGCCGCGGCGGGGAGTCCGGTGATGACCCTGGGCGGGCCGCACACGTTGGAGGACATCGAGCGCGAGCACGTGCTGCGCGTCATGGCCTCGGCGCCCACGTTGGATGAGGCAGCGCGGGTGCTGGGCATCGACGCGTCCACGCTGTGGCGGAAGCGGAAGAAGTACGAGTCGGGCGAGGGCTGA